The Mytilus galloprovincialis chromosome 7, xbMytGall1.hap1.1, whole genome shotgun sequence genome has a window encoding:
- the LOC143083624 gene encoding uncharacterized protein LOC143083624 isoform X2, which yields MTAIQARVCDFHKFSTVTCNNLDPYVHIFECQRSTERHLIGLKSSETIPGKPFEKLECPESLLILFRSGIFTLDKLSLNLNICESHRAELGLNWRRGKVQCTYPDHNDGSKAKADRGANPTVCKELWLKTRQILPIGSEICKQCSTKHKKTVSSHLEVNFKDELVHLQKILQILNGDDGQFYELNREDLGKDSCSDDVMDTESSEPFSCYTGGGSAIPWA from the exons ATGACAGCAATCCAAGCAAGAGTGTGTGATTTTCACAAATTTTCAACTGTAACATGCAACAATTTGGACCCTTATGTACATATTTTTGAGTGTCAAAGAAGTACAGAAAGACATTTGATTGGACTTAAGTCCTCTGAAACAATTCCAGGGAAACCGTTTGAGAAGCTTGAATGTCCCGAATCTTTGTTGATTTTGTTCCGAAGTGGTATTTTTACACTTGACAAATTATCTTTGAACCTCAACATCTGTGAATCACATCGGGCAGAACTAGGTTTAAACTGGAGAAGAGGAAAAGTGCAATGTACATATCCAGATCACAATGATGGTAGTAAAGCCAAAGCAGACCGTGGTGCCAACCCAACTGTCTGTAAAGAGTTGTGGTTGAAGACCAGACAGATATTGCCAATTGGATCAG AAATTTGTAAACAGTGTTCAACAAAACACAAGAAGACTGTGTCTAGCCATTTAGAAGTCAATTTCAAGGATGAATTAG TTCATTTGCAGAAGATCCTGCAGATATTGAATGGTGATGATGGACAGTTTTATGAGTTGAATAGAGAAGACTTAG GGAAAGACAGTTGTTCAGATGATGTAATGGATACAGAAAGCAGTGAACCATTTTCATGTTACACTGGAG GTGGTTCAGCCATTCCCTGGGCCTAA
- the LOC143083624 gene encoding uncharacterized protein LOC143083624 isoform X1, with translation MTAIQARVCDFHKFSTVTCNNLDPYVHIFECQRSTERHLIGLKSSETIPGKPFEKLECPESLLILFRSGIFTLDKLSLNLNICESHRAELGLNWRRGKVQCTYPDHNDGSKAKADRGANPTVCKELWLKTRQILPIGSEICKQCSTKHKKTVSSHLEVNFKDELVHLQKILQILNGDDGQFYELNREDLGKDSCSDDVMDTESSEPFSCYTGGTSQETCSQDWLEAQRTPREKLNKAMEILSSTFQPLQSQLQKPWNSISNSMRSYYSKKTFECVEIVLSIIAPNQECFLLESMYKKFSKTQEMCEIDQTTKTIINAYNNVTDSRTQTQILSLIVNSFTKAELQKLIPGISLFKIDSARKHALVTGPGHIINKPKVYRMKLTKPKLTHFIEFIMNPLYSSVVGFGQTVLKLSSNEKIPIPKVIRNLIHARIISIYQSFCKEYDFETFSRASLYRILKVCHASKQRALQGLDNITAAGMNSIDMLSKLVQKLETFGMSQPESKSLTDIIQLINQFLKYEYKSHLNRLDGCTDHCTTMALSDPTEPKFSASCNHNHERQCEKCAMVESCLDMINEKINQIEIPTTILEEMKFEMEMAEKHLMEWKKHLLRTVHQESARRNILKSLTFKQALVIMDWAMKFLPFQYRETQSEFFGKKGFSWHISCVITTSKENELDLQCYIHILENGTQGWFSVANIVVNLLDQLKTVNPEIDELFLKSDNAACYHCTNLLSFIQQNNAIFPILIKEYNFSEAQSGKDLCDSKTGTSRLHIYKYANEGHNVVSSADMKIALDSHCGIRGTQVSIISVNQDDEPHAKVKIPGISMLNNFTFGGEAITARKAYEVGEGLMIKTSTDPHLSMECVYKMKVVQPFPGPNEQPAKGTVTIPITRNDTDGIDNTCNNEEQRPIEPVADVNSNESEYNMPYFCCPDDSCDKVFAKSCNLEMHLTIGNHNYRTNPVSCLDTAVQIYAGQCESVLSYNETLVHCTSEDQHNINMGEINEKGGWALKGKRLTARFSENVKKYLQNICISCEKTGTRPNYYQLSEELRKVTDENGQKMFVKKEWLTPSQIRGYVAQFISKSRANITASKVPRVELCEVSVDEDEKLSAIVNMLDVNELNSDVSSIVTDVFSSVGI, from the exons ATGACAGCAATCCAAGCAAGAGTGTGTGATTTTCACAAATTTTCAACTGTAACATGCAACAATTTGGACCCTTATGTACATATTTTTGAGTGTCAAAGAAGTACAGAAAGACATTTGATTGGACTTAAGTCCTCTGAAACAATTCCAGGGAAACCGTTTGAGAAGCTTGAATGTCCCGAATCTTTGTTGATTTTGTTCCGAAGTGGTATTTTTACACTTGACAAATTATCTTTGAACCTCAACATCTGTGAATCACATCGGGCAGAACTAGGTTTAAACTGGAGAAGAGGAAAAGTGCAATGTACATATCCAGATCACAATGATGGTAGTAAAGCCAAAGCAGACCGTGGTGCCAACCCAACTGTCTGTAAAGAGTTGTGGTTGAAGACCAGACAGATATTGCCAATTGGATCAG AAATTTGTAAACAGTGTTCAACAAAACACAAGAAGACTGTGTCTAGCCATTTAGAAGTCAATTTCAAGGATGAATTAG TTCATTTGCAGAAGATCCTGCAGATATTGAATGGTGATGATGGACAGTTTTATGAGTTGAATAGAGAAGACTTAG GGAAAGACAGTTGTTCAGATGATGTAATGGATACAGAAAGCAGTGAACCATTTTCATGTTACACTGGAG GTACTTCACAAGAAACATGCAGCCAGGATTGGTTAGAGGCACAGAGAACACCCAGGGAAAAACTTAATAAGGCAATGGAGATATTAAGCAGTACATTTCAACCATTACAAAGTCAACTTCAAAAGCCTTGGAACTCGATAAGTAATAGTATGCGGTCCTATTACTCAAAGAAAACCTTTGAATGTGTAGAAATTGTGTTGAGCATCATAGCTCCTAATCAAGAGTGTTTTCTTCTTGAAAGTATGTACAAGAAGTTCTCCAAGACTCAAGAAATGTGTGAAATTGATCAAACCACAAAAACAATTATCAATGCATACAACAATGTTACAGACAGTAGAACTCAAACTCAAATCTTGTCTTTAATTGTCAATAGCTTCACCAAGGCTGAGCTACAGAAACTGATTCCTGGTATATCTCTATTTAAGATAGATAGTGCACGTAAACATGCACTTGTTACGGGTCCTGGACATATTATTAATAAGCCAAAAGTTTATAGAATGAAGCTGACAAAGCCAAAACTTACTCACTTCATTGAATTTATAATGAATCCATTGTATTCAAGTGTTGTTGGATTTGGCCAAACCGTTCTGAAGTTgtcatcaaatgaaaaaatacctATTCCGAAAGTTATCAGGAACTTGATACATGCAAGAATCATTTCAATATACCAAAGTTTCTGCAAAGAATATGATTTTGAAACCTTTAGCAGAGCATCTTTATACAGGATTCTTAAAGTATGTCATGCTTCGAAACAAAGAGCATTGCAAGGTTTGGACAATATAACAGCAGCTGGTATGAACTCCATTGACATGCTATCAAAACTTGTTCAAAAACTGGAAACTTTTGGAATGAGCCAACCAGAATCTAAGTCTTTGACTGACATTATACAGTTGATTAACCAGTTCCTAAAGTATGAGTATAAAAGTCATTTGAACAGACTTGATGGCTGTACAGATCATTGCACAACAATGGCATTGAGTGACCCGACAGAACCAAAATTCTCAGCATCCTGCAACCATAACCATGAAAGGCAATGTGAGAAATGTGCAATGGTTGAAAGTTGTTTAGATATGATTAATGAAAAAATTAACCAGATTGAAATCCCAACAACCATCCTTGAAGAGATGAAATTCGAGATGGAAATGGCTGAAAAGCACTTGATGGAATGGAAGAAACATCTTTTAAGAACTGTACATCAGGAGAGTGCTAGAAGGAACATACTTAAATCCTTAACATTTAAACAAGCATTGGTTATAATGGACTGGGCAATGAAATTCTTACCGTTCCAATATAGAGAAACACAATCTGAATTCTTTGGGAAGAAGGGGTTCAGCTGGCACATATCATGTGTTATTACTACATCTAAAGAAAATGAGTTGGATCTGCAATGCTACATTCATATTTTGGAGAATGGAACCCAAGGATGgttttcagtggcaaatattgttGTCAACTTACTCGATCAACTCAAGACTGTCAATCCTGAAATAGATGAGCTATTCCTCAAGAGTGACAATGCAGCGTGCTACCACTGCACTAACTTactttcatttattcaacaaaaCAATGCCATATTTCCTATTCTGATTAAGGAGTATAACTTTTCTGAGGCACAGTCAGGAAAAGATCTATGTGATAGCAAAACTGGTACGTCTCGTCTTCAcatttacaaatatgcaaatgagGGCCATAACGTTGTCAGCTCAGCAGATATGAAGATAGCGTTAGACAGCCATTGTGGAATTAGGGGAACTCAAGTCAGCATTATTTCGGTGAACCAAGATGATGAGCCTCATGCAAAAGTTAAAATACCAG GTATTAGCATGCTGAATAACTTTACATTTGGAGGTGAAGCCATCACAGCAAGAAAAGCATATGAAGTTGGTGAAGGGTTGATGATTAAGACAAGTACAGATCCACATCTATCAATGGAATGTGTTTACAAAATGAAG GTGGTTCAGCCATTCCCTGGGCCTAATGAGCAGCCAGCAAAAGGAACTGTAACGATTCCAATAACAAGAAATGATACTGATGGAATTGataatacttgtaataatgaAGAACAAAGACCTATAGAACCAGTTGCTGATGTAAATAGTAATGAGAGTGAATATAACATGCCATATTTTTGTTGTCCTGATGATTCATGTGACAAAGTATTTGCCAAATCCTGCAATCTTGAAATGCATTTAACTATTGGCAACCACAACTACAGAACGAACCCAGTTTCATGTCTTGACACTGCTGTTCAAATATATGCTGGTCAGTGTGAGTCAGTTTTATCATATAATGAAACACTTGTCCATTGTACAAGTGAAGATCAGCACAACATTAATATGGGCGAGATAAACGAGAAAGGAGGCTGGGCATTAAAAGGAAAAAGGCTAACAGCAAGATTCtcagaaaatgttaaaaaatatttgcaaaatatcTGTATTTCGTGTGAAAAAACTGGTACTCGACCAAATTACTATCAATTATCGGAAGAACTTCGTAAAGTAACTGATGAAAATGGGCAAAAGATGTTTGTGAAAAAAGAGTGGTTAACTCCATCGCAAATAAGGGGATATGTTGCTCAATTCATTTCAAAATCAAGAGCAAACATAACTGCATCAAAGGTCCCAAGAGTTGAACTGTGTGAGGTTTCTGTTGATGAGGATGAAAAACTTTCAGCTATTGTTAACATGTTAGATGTAAATGAGTTAAATTCAGATGTTTCGTCTATTGTCACTGACGTTTTTTCTTCTGTAGGCATAtaa